One part of the Trichoplusia ni isolate ovarian cell line Hi5 chromosome 2, tn1, whole genome shotgun sequence genome encodes these proteins:
- the LOC113504141 gene encoding uncharacterized protein LOC113504141: protein MSTRRARIKAVTSLPPRRKNNDGAEKAKGTILEKDGVEKARSPRTPRGSIKSQDNLEKKSPRPVPPLISPRHINNAKRVPASPLKSPFNIKQTTDKVASPKVTITKEVSTPKSSEKVSVITRLFAAKSSVFASPKNYSPVRKSSVVSPLRRLVSSGEIRVRRVSITPEQGSDKSKEIVSGIDNIDGKSKEISKEANTITTVDLVASIDNVDGKSKESSKEANTTTTVDLTRGELSDDYNVPSVPESITEDTVMDGIVPLQPVSNAPKPLAMLKNEIISENAEVLFDPIVPLPSPSKVRTKLRPVPRLAPLRRNSVQGSASESEDENRRALLGGGASTPAPSRQRHDSQTSVSTMISLPNREVTRIRNDSICSSASQAIAVPLAAGSPLKEKQTKTRRPDNSRRLAAMRRRRESVKRETLTMYDLIFYNPASNPIIPDQDELNAKEANEKAGKEAKEEAVRKASKDEEMPEPQPEVDAAAPVPQIKLGPNGEIILDEQSLVIKQSETRRVSSNVVHEGAWANISANRYRRTPRTADWSDAETVRFYRALAALGTDFMLMERLFPGRTRRDLKLKFKKEERLNMAQVDKALRTTCRWDATKLQEEFAAEREAAERRKRAEDAKMKEQAREMRERQRIIKESKVRQSRALKALGCSVVPKSVETRVDTSCSADELIRRHHEAKARKRKAKQPPQPTSPQKIPATQATTSQPHFATLTLRNKTPTAQDKANPNLDMATLEKVDSTKTPEVPVVPSNIESGSLVVLTVDDPNSPTKKMLQTYVAQGGGQLTPVALPASFLNSVVMYMSKGEKTPRSISTTSSPHLTSPGSVASVDSRPRSTPGVIQLTGASPAKRTRHSSYTITQL, encoded by the exons ATGTCGACAAGAAGAGCAAGAATAAAAGCTGTTACCTCACTACCGCCGCGGAGAAAAAATAACGATGGGGCTGAGAAGGCGAAAGGTACGATTCTTGAAAAGGATGGAGTTGAAAAAGCCAGGAGTCCTAGAACTCCACGGGGTTCTATTAAATCTCAAGATAACTTGGAAAAGAAATCTCCTAGACCAGTTCCTCCTTTAATATCTCCTCGCCATATAAATAATGCTAAAAGGGTACCAGCTTCACCCCTCAAATCACCATTCAACATTAAACAAACCACAGACAAAGTAGCTTCACCTAAAGTCACCATTACTAAAGAGGTTTCAACTCCAAAGAGTTCTGAAAAGGTTTCTGTAATCACAAGACTGTTCGCCGCTAAGTCTAGTGTTTTTGCTTCACCAAAAAACTACAGTCCTGTTAGGAAAAGTAGTGTAGTGTCTCCTTTGAGAAGACTGGTATCAAGTGGAGAGATTAGAGTACGAAGAGTGTCCATAACACCTGAGCAAGGTTCAGACAAAAGTAAGGAGATTGTATCCGGTATTGATAACATTGATGGTAAATCAAAGGAAATATCGAAGGAAGCCAACACAATTACAACAGTAGATCTTGTAGCCAGTATTGATAATGTTGATGGTAAATCAAAAGAATCATCAAAAGAGGCCAACACAACTACAACAGTAGATCTTACCAGGGGTGAATTGTCAGATG ATTATAATGTACCAAGTGTACCGGAAAGCATAACTGAAGATACAGTTATGGATGGTATAGTGCCACTCCAACCTGTTTCCAATGCCCCTAAACCTTTAGCAATGTTAAAGAATGAAATTATATCGGAGAATGCTGAAGTCTTGTTTGACCCTATTGTGCCACTGCCTTCCCCAAGTAAAGTGAGGACAAAGCTGCGACCAGTGCCCAGGTTAGCACCTCTACGAAGAAACAGTGTACAG GGCAGTGCATCAGAATCAGAGGATGAGAATCGTCGCGCGCTGTTAGGCGGCGGAGCGAGCACGCCGGCGCCGTCGCGACAGCGACACGACTCGCAAACCTCAGTCAGCACTATGATTTCATTGCCTAATAG AGAAGTGACTCGCATCAGGAACGATTCGATTTGTTCGAGTGCTAGCCAAGCAATAGCGGTGCCGCTGGCCGCCGGCTCGCCTCTCAAAGAAAAACAGACAAA GACTCGTCGCCCAGATAATTCGCGGCGCTTGGCAGCGATGCGCAGACGCAGAGAGTCTGTTAAGCGTGAAACGCTCACCATGTATGACCTGATCTTCTATAACCCCGCGTCTAACCCCATCAT TCCTGATCAAGACGAGTTAAATGCAAAAGAGGCAAATGAGAAAGCGGGCAAAGAGGCCAAGGAGGAGGCGGTTCGTAAGGCATCCAAAGACGAGGAGATGCCTGAGCCGCAGCCGGAAGTGGATGCCGCCGCGCCCGTGCCGCAGATCAAACTCGGGCCCAACGGGGAAATCATTCTGGATGAACAGAGCTTG GTAATCAAACAATCAGAGACCCGTCGTGTATCATCTAACGTAGTCCACGAAGGTGCCTGGGCCAACATCAGTGCGAATCGTTACCGTCGCACGCCGCGCACGGCCGACTGGTCCGACGCCGAGACCGTGCGCTTCTACCGCGCACTCGCCGCGCTCGGGACCGACTTCATGCTCATGGAGAGGCTGTTCCCGGGCCGGACGAGGAGAGACTTGAAGCTGAAG TTTAAAAAAGAAGAGCGCCTCAACATGGCTCAAGTGGACAAAGCTCTCCGTACGACCTGTCGGTGGGATGCGACCAAGTTACAAGAGGAGTTCGCGGCCGAGAGAGAAGCAGCTGAGAGGCGTAAGAGAGCCGAGGACGCCAAGATGAAGGAACAGGCCAGGGAGATGAGAGAGAGGCAGAGGATCATCAAGGAATCTAAAGTCAGACAGA gtcGAGCTTTGAAAGCGCTCGGTTGTTCTGTAGTTCCGAAATCAGTAGAAACTCGAGTGGACACAAGCTGTTCAGCGGATGAGTTAATACGACGACATCACGAGGCGAAGGCACGAAAGCGAAAGGCAAAGCAACCGCCACAACCGACCTCCCCACAAAAGATACCAGCCACACAAGCCACGACTTCACAGCCACATTTCGCAACCTTAacattaagaaacaaaacaccCACAGCGCAAGATAAAGCAAACCCCAACCTAGATATGGCAACCCTAGAAAAGGTGGACTCGACTAAAACGCCGGAGGTCCCAGTGGTGCCATCTAACATTGAATCCGGTTCGTTAGTGGTACTAACGGTCGACGACCCCAATTCGcctacaaagaaaatgttacaAACATACGTGGCTCAGGGTGGAGGACAGTTAACTCCTGTAGCTTTGCCGGCTTCGTTTTTGAACTCCGTTGTTATGTATATGAGTAAAGGGGAGAAGACACCAAGGAGTATATCTACGACGTCATCACCGCATTTGACGTCGCCGGGCAGTGTGGCCAGCGTCGACAGTCGGCCGCGGTCCACGCCCGGCGTTATTCAGTTGACCGGCGCAAGCCCTGCGAAGCGCACGCGTCATAGCTCTTACACTATCACACAGCTTTGA